A genomic window from Agrobacterium larrymoorei includes:
- the apaG gene encoding Co2+/Mg2+ efflux protein ApaG, whose translation MYRASTKEIEVTVEPYYLEEQSDPDDSRYVWGYTVVITNNSNQAVTLVNRYWHITDQNGVVDEVSGPGVVGEQPHLRPGDSYEYSSGCPLDTPSGMMFGHYEMETDKGDIFTVEIPAFSLDSPGLARVLN comes from the coding sequence ATGTATCGTGCATCGACAAAAGAGATAGAGGTCACCGTCGAGCCGTATTATCTCGAAGAACAATCGGACCCGGACGATAGCCGTTACGTCTGGGGATACACGGTCGTGATCACGAACAACTCCAACCAGGCGGTGACGCTGGTGAACCGCTACTGGCATATCACCGACCAGAATGGCGTGGTGGACGAAGTGTCTGGGCCAGGCGTGGTTGGTGAACAACCGCATCTGCGTCCCGGCGACAGTTACGAGTATTCTTCCGGTTGCCCGCTGGATACGCCTTCAGGGATGATGTTCGGTCATTACGAGATGGAGACCGACAAGGGCGACATATTCACCGTAGAAATTCCAGCCTTTTCGCTGGACAGCCCAGGTCTTGCGCGCGTGTTGAACTGA
- a CDS encoding O-succinylhomoserine sulfhydrylase, whose amino-acid sequence MSKKWRPATQLVHGGTLRSPYGETSEALYLTQGFVYESSEAAEARFKGETDGFIYARYASPTNDIFEKRMCLLEGAEDARATASGMAAVSAAILCQLKAGDHIVAARALFGSCRWVVETLAPKYGIECTLVDGRDLANWEKAIKPNTKLFFLESPTNPTLEVVDIAGVAKLANQIGAKVVVDNVFATPLFQKPLELGAHIVVYSATKHIDGQGRCLGGVVLSDKTWIEEELQDYFRHTGPALSPFNAWTLLKGIETMPLRVKQQTANAGKIADFLAEQNKVAKVIYPGRADHPQADIIARQMSGGSTLVCFELKGGKEAAFKLQNALDVVKISNNLGDAKSLITHPATTTHKNLTDEARAELGISGGTLRLSCGIEDTDDLLDDFAAALAKVSA is encoded by the coding sequence ATGAGCAAGAAATGGCGCCCGGCAACTCAACTCGTACATGGCGGTACGCTGCGCTCCCCCTACGGTGAAACGTCAGAAGCACTCTATCTGACCCAGGGCTTCGTCTATGAAAGCTCGGAAGCGGCGGAAGCGCGCTTCAAGGGCGAAACAGACGGTTTCATCTATGCGCGCTATGCAAGCCCCACCAATGACATCTTCGAAAAGCGCATGTGCCTGCTGGAAGGTGCCGAAGACGCGCGCGCCACGGCATCGGGCATGGCCGCTGTCAGCGCTGCCATTCTCTGCCAGCTGAAGGCCGGCGATCACATCGTTGCGGCTCGCGCGCTTTTCGGCTCCTGCCGTTGGGTGGTCGAAACGCTGGCGCCGAAATACGGCATCGAATGCACACTGGTCGATGGCCGCGATCTTGCCAATTGGGAAAAGGCGATCAAGCCGAACACCAAGCTGTTCTTCCTTGAAAGCCCAACCAACCCGACGCTGGAAGTGGTGGATATTGCTGGCGTTGCCAAGCTTGCCAACCAGATTGGTGCCAAGGTCGTCGTTGACAACGTGTTTGCGACGCCGCTCTTCCAGAAGCCTCTGGAGCTTGGTGCGCATATCGTCGTCTATTCCGCCACCAAGCATATCGATGGTCAGGGCCGTTGCCTTGGCGGCGTGGTGCTGTCGGACAAGACGTGGATCGAGGAAGAACTTCAGGATTACTTCCGCCACACCGGCCCGGCGCTTTCCCCCTTTAACGCATGGACGCTGCTGAAGGGGATCGAGACGATGCCGCTGCGCGTCAAGCAGCAGACGGCGAATGCCGGCAAGATCGCAGACTTCCTGGCGGAGCAGAACAAGGTCGCCAAAGTCATTTATCCGGGCCGTGCCGACCATCCGCAGGCCGACATCATTGCGCGGCAGATGTCCGGCGGTTCGACGCTCGTCTGCTTCGAATTGAAGGGCGGCAAGGAAGCGGCTTTCAAGCTTCAAAACGCACTGGACGTCGTCAAGATTTCCAACAATCTCGGTGATGCGAAGAGCCTGATCACCCATCCGGCCACCACGACCCACAAGAACCTGACGGATGAGGCACGCGCCGAACTCGGCATTTCCGGTGGCACGCTACGACTGTCCTGCGGTATCGAAGACACCGACGACCTGCTGGACGATTTCGCCGCGGCGCTGGCGAAGGTTTCTGCCTAA
- a CDS encoding 2'-deoxycytidine 5'-triphosphate deaminase, with amino-acid sequence MTRTTGILADGAIRALFSSGHLKSERALDVDQVQPASLDLRLGAKAYRVRASFMPGPSTKVIEKLDRLRLHEIDLSEGAVLETGCVYIVPLMETLALPADMSASANPKSSTGRLDIFTRVITDHAQEFDKIPAGYQGPLYLEVSPRTFPIVVRQGSRLSQIRFRIGHSLLNEGELQALHESEILVASDTPNVSGGGIALSIDLQGFGGNGLIGYRGKHHTAVVDVDQKAAHDVLDFWEPLYSRGRAELILDPDEFYILVSREAVHVPPLYAAEMTPFDPLVGEFRVHYAGFFDPGFGHASAGGTGSRAVLEVRSHEVPFILEHGQIVGRLVYEHMLAKPEGLYGIGLGSNYQAQGLKLSKHFRAE; translated from the coding sequence ATGACGAGAACCACGGGTATTCTGGCCGATGGCGCGATACGGGCGCTGTTTTCTTCCGGCCACCTGAAGAGCGAGCGGGCGCTGGATGTGGACCAGGTGCAGCCGGCAAGCCTCGACCTGCGTCTCGGTGCGAAAGCCTACCGGGTGCGCGCAAGCTTTATGCCCGGCCCATCGACTAAAGTGATTGAGAAACTGGATCGGCTGCGCCTGCATGAGATTGATCTCAGCGAAGGTGCGGTGCTGGAAACCGGTTGCGTCTATATCGTGCCACTGATGGAAACGCTGGCGCTGCCCGCCGACATGTCCGCATCCGCCAATCCGAAAAGCTCCACCGGCCGCCTCGATATCTTCACCCGCGTCATCACCGACCACGCGCAGGAGTTCGACAAGATCCCGGCAGGTTATCAGGGCCCGCTCTATCTGGAAGTCAGCCCGCGCACCTTCCCGATCGTCGTGCGCCAGGGCTCGCGCCTGTCGCAGATCCGCTTCCGCATCGGTCATTCTCTGTTGAACGAAGGTGAATTGCAGGCGCTGCACGAGAGCGAAATCCTCGTCGCCAGCGACACGCCGAACGTATCGGGCGGAGGGATCGCGCTGTCCATCGATCTGCAAGGTTTTGGCGGCAACGGCCTCATCGGTTATCGCGGCAAGCACCACACCGCGGTTGTCGATGTGGACCAGAAGGCAGCCCACGACGTTCTGGATTTCTGGGAGCCGCTCTACTCGCGCGGTCGCGCCGAACTGATCCTCGATCCGGATGAATTCTACATCCTCGTGTCGCGCGAGGCTGTGCATGTGCCGCCACTTTACGCTGCCGAGATGACGCCTTTCGATCCGTTGGTCGGCGAATTCCGCGTCCATTATGCCGGCTTCTTCGACCCCGGCTTCGGCCACGCCAGCGCCGGCGGCACCGGCAGCCGCGCCGTCCTCGAAGTCAGAAGCCACGAGGTGCCCTTCATCCTGGAGCACGGCCAGATCGTCGGCCGCCTTGTCTATGAACATATGCTGGCCAAACCCGAAGGTCTCTACGGCATTGGCCTCGGCTCCAACTATCAGGCCCAGGGCCTGAAGCTCTCCAAGCATTTCCGCGCCGAGTGA